The following proteins are encoded in a genomic region of Brachypodium distachyon strain Bd21 chromosome 1, Brachypodium_distachyon_v3.0, whole genome shotgun sequence:
- the LOC100830282 gene encoding bidirectional sugar transporter SWEET12, translating into MAAIGNPWVFAVGILGNILSFLVILAPVPTFHRVYKRKSTESFQSAPYAMALLSAMLWLYYALLTADLLLLSINAVGCVVETAYLAVYLAYAPKQARAFTVKLVFVMNVALYGAMVAFLQLYVRDGDRRVAIAGGVGAAFAFAVFVAPLAIIRQVIRTKSVEFLPFWLSFFLTISAVVWFFYGLLMKDFFVAMPNVLGLLFGLAQMALHLVYKNPKKKKGAVSEAGQAAVAADGEKQNQLELQQQHQQAAAATINADDAEDASKVQQSVTVVVDIPLPPPEEHPAPMPPPIRTAVEVV; encoded by the exons ATGGCTGCCATTGGGAACCCTTGGGTCTTTGCTGTGGGCATTCTag gcaaCATCCTGTCGTTCCTGGTGATcctggcgccggtgccgacgTTCCACCGCGTGTACAAGCGCAAGTCGACGGAGTCGTTCCAGTCGGCGCCGTACGCGATGGCGCTGCTGAGCGCAATGCTGTGGCTCTACTACGCGCTGCTCACGgcggacctcctcctcctctccatcaACGCCGTCGGCTGCGTCGTCGAGACCGCCTACCTCGCCGTCTACCTCGCCTACGCGCCCAAGCAGGCCAGGGCCTTCACCGTCAAGCTCGTGTTCGTCATGAACGTGGCGCTCTACGGCGCCATGGTGGCTTTTCTGCAACTCTACGTCAGGGACGGCGACCGCCGcgtcgccatcgccggcggcgtcggcgccgccttcgccttcgccGTCTTCGTCGCGCCTCTCGCCATCATC AGGCAAGTGATCAGGACCAAGAGCGTGGAGTTCCTGCCCTTCTggctctccttcttcctcaccaTCAGCGCCGTCGTCTGGTTCTTCTACGGCCTCCTCATGAAAGACTTCTTCGTAGCG ATGCCGAACGTGCTGGGCTTGCTTTTCGGCCTGGCCCAGATGGCGCTCCACCTGGTGTACAAGAaccccaagaagaagaagggagcCGTGTCGGAGGCCGGCCAGGCGGCAGTCGCCGCGGACGGCGAGAAGCAGAACCAGCTGGAGCTTCAGCAGCAACATCAGcaggccgccgcggcgaccATCAACGCCGACGACGCCGAAGACGCCAGCAAGGTGCAGCAGAGCGTGACCGTGGTCGTGGAcatcccgctgccgccgcccgaggAGCACCCGgcgccgatgccgccgcccATCAGGACTGCCGTCGAGGTGGTCTGA
- the LOC100829979 gene encoding uncharacterized protein LOC100829979: MTSCHPPPSPELPGDLIPRILLRIPPDMPECLVRAFCVCQSWRCILSDPAFCRRYREFHRTPPLLGFVRSQSRNKIYTSFVPATAFRPTTTVHHDWLVCDARHGRVLFNDLARKDLVVWDPITGIHTRLPLPSPAVEESALTVYCAAVGCDHRGCHGGPFLVAFVCERSAAHHNLMSVHVYLSEDGTWSYDMTSKKLPVGQSGSTVVSHNSIAENTINIRWKTKILEYNMGDRKLKVINLPSGYQGSSTVLMTAEDGTLGFATVEDLSRLCLWSRKPDPNGALAWAQYRSIELNTVLPVRSLWSKVVGYADGFGVIFIQRQDGLFTIELNSDRVKKVYSEVGATHPLAQRIFPYMSFYTLDHARGIVPLP; this comes from the exons ATGACCTCGTgccacccgccgccgtcgccggagcttCCCGGCGACCTCATCCCTCGGATCCTCCTCCGCATCCCGCCGGACATGCCAGAATGCCTCGTCCGTGCCTTCTGCGTCTGCCAGTCCTGGCGCTGCATCCTCTCAGACCCCGCCTTCTGCCGCCGCTACCGCGAGTTTCACCGCACGCCGCCCCTGCTCGGGTTCGTCCGCAGCCAATCCCGTAACAAGATCTACACCAGTTTCGTCCCCGCCACGGCCTTCCGCCCGACCACCACCGTCCACCACGACTGGCTCGTCTGCGATGCTCGCCACGGCCGCGTGCTCTTCAACGATCTTGCACGCAAGGACTTGGTCGTCTGGGACCCCATCACCGGCATCCATACCCGGTTGCCCTTGCCTTCGCCGGCTGTGGAAGAGAGCGCATTAACGGTGTATTGCGCCGCTGTTGGCTGTgaccaccgtggctgccacgGTGGCCCCTTCCTCGTGGCATTCGTGTGCGAACGCAGTGCAGCGCACCACAATCTGATGTCCGTGCACGTCTACTTGTCAGAAGATGGCACATGGAGCTACGACATGACCTCCAAGAAGCTCCCAGTTGGGCAATCGGGTTCCACCGTCGTCAGCCATAACAGCATTGCAGAGAACACAATCAACATCCGCTGGAAAACCAAAATCTTGGAGTACAACATGGGAGACCGGAAACTAAAGGTGATCAACCTACCGTCTGGGTACCAGGGAAGCTCTACTGTACTCATGACGGCGGAGGATGGCACGCTCGGGTTTGCCACTGTGGAGGATTTATCCAGGCTATGCCTGTGGTCGAGGAAGCCCGATCCCAATGGAGCTTTGGCATGGGCGCAATACAGAAGCATTGAGCTCAATACGGTACTCCCTGTCCGTTCCTTATGGTCAAAAGTGGTAGGCTACGCAGATGGCTTTGGTGTCATTTTCATACAGAGACAAGATGGGTTGTTCACCATTGAGCTCAACTCAGACCGGGTTAAGAAGGTATACAGCGAAGTGGGAGCCACCCATCCACTCGCTCAGCGAATATTTCCGTACATGAGCTTCTACACTCTAG ACCATGCTAGAGGCATAGTGCCACTGCCATGA